Proteins encoded together in one Salvelinus fontinalis isolate EN_2023a chromosome 6, ASM2944872v1, whole genome shotgun sequence window:
- the LOC129856792 gene encoding serine/threonine-protein kinase Sgk1-like yields the protein MVERSVLLKGLQHPFLVGLHFSFQTSHTLVFVLDYINGGELFYHLQREGAFPEFKPRYPPGDLNILLDSGGHVVLTDFGLCKEGMSVGGTMQTYCGTPEYLAPEVLLGHAYSGAVDWWGLGSVLYEMLHGLPPFYSRSKAEMFENILHAPLQLHRSVSQSARSLLQGLLERDCTKRLRGEQDLAELQGHTFFLSINWDDQLARKVPPLFIPNLSGPCDEKREKYFDPEFTLLPVPASLGLSDMLGDVANGAFPGFSYMPPAEVGVTEP from the exons atggtagagaggagtgtGTTGCTGAAGGGACTGCAGCATCCATTCCTGGTGGGGCTCCACTTCTCCTTCCAGACCTCTCACACTCTCGTCTTCGTACTGGACTACATCAATGGAGGAGAGTTGTTCTACCATCTCCAGAGGGAGGGAGCCTTCCCAGA ATTTAAACCTCGGTACCCCCCCGGAGACCTGAACATCCTATTGGACAGTGGAGGTCATGTGGTTCTGACGGACTTCGGGCTGTGTAAAGAGGGCATGTCTGTGGGTGGGACTATGCAAACGTACTGTGGAACCCCTGAGTATCTGGCGCCAGAGGTGCTGTTAGGTCACGCCTACAGTGGAGCTGTGGACTGGTGGGGGCTGGGGAGTGTACTTTATGAGATGCTTCATGGACTG cccCCATTCTACAGTCGCAGTAAGGCCGAGATGTTTGAGAACATCCTTCACGCCCCCCTGCAGCTCCATAGAAGTGTGTCCCAGTCTGCCCGGTCTCTGCTGCAGGGCCTGCTGGAGAGAGACTGTACCAAACGCCTTAGGGGGGAACAGGACCTT GCTGAGCTGCAGGGCCACACCTTCTTCCTGTCCATCAACTGGGATGACCAGCTAGCCAGGAAAGTCCCTCCCCTATTCATTCCCAACctg tCTGGTCCGTGTGATGAGAAAAGAGAAAAGTATTTTGACCCGGAGTTCACACTTCTTCCAGTCCCCGCCTCCCTCGGTTTGAGTGACATGTTGGGAGACGTGGCAAATGGAGCCTTCCCAGGGTTCTCCTATATGCCTCCGGCTGAGGTTGGAGTTACGGAGCCCTGA